A DNA window from Rossellomorea marisflavi contains the following coding sequences:
- a CDS encoding PolC-type DNA polymerase III, with product MEERSLSKKERFQVLLSQLGMTGDDVVQYFNNAEIEKLSVYRKEKKWHFHFAMDQIIPCKVMNQFSNALRSSFKHIAQVGFSVKVLNTEATEQHILDYWTECIKEVQGISPPLLKILNTQKPKIQGNKIVVQASNDTEATQLKKKYSDIICSAFEQFGFPRLMLDAEVGQAEAQNSDYEKFLEEKLKEDQERAKQALIEMEKAEKEEAAGIPSGPFMLGLSIKDDAEFRKIEDILDEERRIAVEGYVFDCETRELRSGRTLLTFKVTDYSSSILVKMFSRDKDDAAIMNTMKKGMWVRCRGSIQNDTFVRDLVMIANDVNEIKPVLRLDTAPEDKKRVELHMHTPMSQMDAVSSVSSLVSQAKKWGHKAVAITDHAVAQSFPEAFSASKKNDIKVLYGIEANLVDDGVPIAYNDRDRMLEDSTYIVFDVETTGLSAVYDTIIELAAVKIRDGEVIDKFERFANPHHPLSTTTIDLTGITDDMVRDAPEINDVLKEFHTWVEDDILVAHNASFDMGFLNAGYKKAGLPKAANPVIDTLELARLLYPQFKNHRLNTLAKKFDVELTQHHRAIYDAEATGYLLLKMLKDASEKGIMNHNQFNDYMGKGDAYKRSRPYHCTLIAQTEEGLKNLFKLVSISHMHYFFRVPRIPRSQLQKHRAGILVGSGCDKGEVFEGMMQKGIEEVLETAEFYDYLEVHPKEVYQHLIELDLVQSTKNLEDIIKNIVDLGERINKPVVATGNVHYLNETDKIYRKILVSSQGGANPLNRHELPDVHFRTTNEMLDAFSFLGKEKAEEIVVENSNKIADMIDSIKPIKDDLFTPKIEGADEEMRRMSYEMAKSIYGEDLPEIVEARLEKELKSIIGHGFAVIYLISAKLVKKSLEDGYLVGSRGSVGSSFVATMTEITEVNPLPPHYVCPSCKKSEFFDDGSVGSGFDLPNKDCSDCAMPFKKDGHDIPFETFLGFKGDKVPDIDLNFSGEYQPKAHDYTKVLFGEDNVYRAGTIGTVAEKTAYGYVKGYAGDNNLQIRGAEVDRLVSGCTGVKRTTGQHPGGIIVVPDYMDIYDFSPIQFPADASDSEWRTTHFDFHSIHDNLLKLDILGHDDPTVIRMLQDLSGIDPKTIPTDDPEVMKIFSGTESLGVTEEQIMCKTGTLGIPEFGTRFVRQMLEDTKPTTFSELVQISGLSHGTDVWLGNAQELIHNKICNLSEVIGCRDDIMVYLIYQGLDPSLAFKIMEFVRKGKGLQDEWVDEMKNNGVPDWYIDSCLKIKYMFPKAHAAAYVLMAVRIAYFKVHHALLYYAAYFTVRAEDFDIEAMVRGSQAVRAKIEEINAKGLDASPKEKNTLTVLELALEMCERGYQFQKVDLYRSEAAEFVIDGDTLIPPFNAIPGLGTNAALNIVKARENGEFLSKEDLQQRGRVSKTIIEYLDNHGCLESLPEKNQLSLF from the coding sequence ATGGAAGAGAGATCCCTGAGCAAAAAAGAACGATTTCAAGTGCTACTATCCCAGCTTGGGATGACAGGTGATGATGTGGTTCAGTACTTCAACAATGCTGAAATTGAAAAATTGTCCGTTTATAGAAAAGAGAAAAAATGGCATTTTCATTTCGCGATGGATCAGATCATCCCATGCAAGGTGATGAACCAATTTTCAAATGCTCTGAGGTCTTCGTTCAAGCATATCGCCCAGGTGGGATTTTCGGTAAAGGTCCTCAACACGGAAGCGACCGAACAGCACATCCTGGATTATTGGACAGAATGCATCAAAGAAGTACAGGGCATATCACCGCCTCTGCTGAAGATCCTCAATACGCAGAAGCCGAAGATACAGGGCAATAAAATCGTCGTGCAGGCTTCCAATGATACAGAGGCGACACAGCTGAAGAAAAAATATAGCGACATCATCTGTTCTGCATTCGAACAGTTCGGATTTCCCCGCCTCATGCTGGATGCCGAGGTAGGACAGGCTGAGGCTCAAAATAGTGATTACGAGAAATTCCTTGAAGAAAAGCTCAAGGAAGACCAAGAACGGGCCAAACAGGCACTCATCGAAATGGAGAAGGCTGAGAAAGAAGAGGCCGCAGGGATTCCAAGCGGACCCTTCATGCTCGGGTTGTCGATCAAGGACGACGCAGAGTTCAGGAAAATCGAAGACATCCTCGATGAGGAGAGGCGCATTGCCGTCGAAGGCTATGTATTCGACTGTGAAACGCGTGAGCTGAGAAGTGGCCGTACGCTCCTCACATTCAAGGTGACGGATTACTCTAGCTCGATCCTCGTGAAGATGTTCTCCCGTGACAAAGATGATGCAGCCATCATGAATACGATGAAGAAGGGGATGTGGGTCCGCTGCAGGGGAAGCATCCAAAATGATACATTCGTCCGCGACCTCGTCATGATCGCCAATGATGTAAATGAAATCAAGCCGGTACTGAGACTCGATACGGCACCTGAAGACAAGAAGAGGGTGGAGCTCCACATGCATACCCCGATGAGTCAGATGGATGCTGTATCATCCGTCAGTTCCCTTGTGTCACAAGCAAAGAAATGGGGGCATAAAGCGGTTGCCATCACCGATCATGCCGTAGCACAATCTTTCCCGGAAGCGTTCAGTGCGAGCAAGAAGAATGATATCAAGGTCCTGTATGGCATCGAAGCGAATCTAGTCGATGACGGGGTGCCCATCGCCTATAATGACAGGGACCGTATGCTGGAAGACAGCACCTATATTGTATTCGATGTGGAAACCACGGGTCTTTCCGCCGTATACGATACCATTATCGAACTCGCAGCCGTAAAGATCAGAGACGGGGAAGTGATTGATAAGTTTGAGCGCTTTGCAAATCCCCATCACCCCCTTTCCACAACAACGATCGACCTGACGGGTATCACCGACGATATGGTGAGGGATGCACCTGAGATCAATGATGTGCTGAAGGAATTCCATACCTGGGTGGAGGATGATATCCTTGTTGCCCATAATGCATCATTCGATATGGGGTTCTTGAATGCAGGATACAAGAAAGCGGGTCTTCCCAAAGCGGCCAATCCAGTGATCGATACGCTGGAGCTTGCACGGCTTCTTTACCCTCAATTCAAAAATCACCGCTTGAATACCCTTGCGAAGAAGTTCGATGTCGAACTCACCCAGCATCACAGGGCGATCTATGATGCGGAAGCCACTGGGTACCTCCTTCTCAAAATGCTGAAGGATGCATCTGAGAAGGGAATCATGAATCACAACCAATTCAATGATTACATGGGGAAAGGGGACGCCTATAAACGTTCAAGGCCATACCACTGTACCCTGATTGCCCAAACGGAAGAAGGGCTTAAGAACCTGTTCAAGCTTGTATCGATCTCCCATATGCATTATTTCTTCCGGGTACCGCGCATCCCGCGGTCACAGCTCCAGAAACACCGTGCCGGCATCCTGGTCGGATCGGGCTGCGATAAAGGGGAAGTGTTCGAAGGAATGATGCAAAAAGGAATCGAAGAAGTGCTTGAAACAGCTGAATTCTACGATTACCTCGAGGTTCACCCGAAAGAAGTCTATCAGCACCTGATCGAACTGGATCTCGTGCAGAGCACGAAAAACCTGGAGGATATCATCAAGAATATCGTCGATCTCGGAGAACGGATCAATAAGCCCGTTGTGGCGACAGGTAACGTGCATTATCTGAATGAAACCGACAAGATTTATCGAAAAATCCTTGTGAGCTCCCAAGGAGGGGCGAATCCCCTCAATCGCCATGAGCTCCCCGATGTGCATTTCCGCACCACGAATGAAATGCTGGATGCCTTCTCCTTCCTAGGAAAAGAGAAGGCCGAGGAGATCGTGGTCGAGAACTCCAACAAGATCGCCGACATGATCGACTCGATCAAACCGATCAAAGATGACCTTTTCACCCCTAAGATCGAAGGGGCAGATGAGGAGATGCGTCGCATGAGCTATGAGATGGCCAAGAGCATTTATGGGGAAGACCTTCCTGAAATCGTCGAAGCTCGCCTTGAAAAAGAGTTGAAAAGCATCATCGGCCATGGGTTCGCCGTCATCTATCTCATTTCTGCCAAACTCGTTAAGAAGTCACTGGAGGATGGATATCTTGTTGGATCCCGTGGATCCGTCGGCTCATCATTCGTCGCCACGATGACAGAGATCACAGAAGTGAATCCACTGCCGCCGCATTATGTGTGTCCGTCCTGCAAAAAATCGGAGTTCTTCGATGACGGGTCCGTTGGTTCGGGCTTCGATCTGCCGAATAAGGATTGTTCGGATTGTGCGATGCCATTCAAAAAAGATGGCCACGATATCCCATTCGAGACATTCCTCGGATTCAAGGGGGACAAGGTTCCCGATATCGATTTGAACTTCTCGGGAGAATACCAGCCTAAAGCCCATGATTACACGAAGGTGCTTTTCGGAGAAGACAACGTATATCGTGCGGGGACGATTGGTACAGTAGCCGAGAAAACAGCCTATGGATATGTCAAAGGGTATGCCGGTGACAACAATCTGCAGATCCGCGGGGCAGAGGTCGATCGCCTCGTCAGCGGGTGTACAGGCGTGAAGCGGACTACCGGGCAGCATCCTGGGGGGATCATCGTTGTCCCGGATTATATGGACATCTATGATTTCTCGCCGATTCAGTTCCCGGCGGATGCGAGTGATTCGGAGTGGCGTACCACTCACTTCGATTTCCATTCCATCCATGATAATCTCCTTAAGCTCGATATCCTAGGGCACGATGATCCAACGGTGATCAGGATGCTTCAGGACCTATCGGGCATTGATCCCAAGACGATCCCGACGGATGATCCTGAAGTAATGAAGATATTCAGCGGCACGGAGTCCCTCGGGGTGACCGAGGAGCAGATCATGTGTAAAACGGGTACTTTGGGGATTCCCGAGTTCGGTACAAGATTTGTCCGGCAGATGCTTGAAGATACGAAGCCGACAACATTCTCTGAACTTGTCCAGATCTCCGGTCTTTCCCACGGGACCGATGTATGGCTGGGGAATGCACAGGAATTGATCCATAATAAAATATGCAATCTGAGTGAGGTTATCGGTTGCCGGGATGATATCATGGTCTACCTCATCTATCAGGGTCTCGATCCTTCATTGGCATTCAAGATCATGGAGTTCGTCCGTAAAGGAAAAGGGCTCCAGGATGAATGGGTGGATGAAATGAAGAATAACGGTGTCCCTGACTGGTATATCGACTCCTGCCTGAAGATCAAGTACATGTTCCCGAAAGCCCATGCTGCCGCATACGTTCTGATGGCAGTAAGGATTGCGTACTTCAAAGTCCACCATGCCCTTCTGTACTATGCCGCCTACTTCACCGTTCGTGCAGAGGACTTCGACATCGAAGCCATGGTGAGGGGCTCGCAGGCAGTACGGGCTAAGATCGAAGAGATCAATGCCAAAGGACTGGATGCCTCACCGAAAGAGAAGAACACCCTCACCGTCCTTGAACTCGCCCTTGAGATGTGTGAAAGGGGCTACCAATTCCAGAAGGTGGATCTATACCGCTCGGAGGCAGCCGAATTCGTCATCGACGGCGACACCCTCATCCCGCCATTCAATGCGATACCGGGGCTGGGGACAAATGCCGCCCTCAATATCGTGAAGGCGAGGGAAAATGGAGAATTCCTCTCCAAAGAGGATCTGCAGCAAAGGGGCCGGGTATCCAAGACCATCATCGAATATCTGGATAATCACGGATGCCTGGAGTCCTTGCCTGAGAAAAACCAGCTGTCCTTGTTCTGA
- the rimP gene encoding ribosome maturation factor RimP yields MSKITTLVEELVTPILDDLSLELIDMEYVKEGSNWFLRIFIDKDSGVDIEECGIVSERLSEKLDELDPIQHNYFLEVSSPGAERPLKKEKDFEKSIGKNVYVKLYEPMDGEKAFEGLLLSYTPEKLELELTIKTRKKKVEIPMDKVAAARLAVTFS; encoded by the coding sequence ATGAGTAAAATTACAACACTTGTAGAAGAACTTGTCACACCCATATTGGATGATCTTTCTCTGGAACTGATCGATATGGAATACGTGAAAGAGGGATCAAACTGGTTCCTCCGCATTTTTATCGATAAGGACAGCGGTGTTGATATCGAGGAATGCGGAATCGTCAGCGAACGCCTCAGCGAGAAGCTGGATGAGCTCGATCCGATCCAGCACAATTATTTCCTGGAGGTCTCCTCACCGGGAGCAGAGCGCCCTCTCAAAAAAGAGAAGGACTTTGAAAAGTCCATCGGAAAGAATGTATACGTGAAACTATATGAACCGATGGATGGAGAAAAAGCATTCGAAGGTTTGCTGTTATCATATACGCCCGAGAAGCTAGAACTTGAACTGACGATCAAAACGCGTAAGAAGAAGGTTGAAATACCGATGGATAAAGTGGCGGCTGCAAGGCTTGCCGTAACCTTTTCCTAA
- the nusA gene encoding transcription termination factor NusA → MSTQLLDALTVLEKEKGIARDVIIEAIEAALVSAYKRNFNQAQNVRVDLNLDTGTMRVFARKEVVDEVFDSRLEISVPDATDINPSYEVGDVVELEVTPKDFGRIAAQTAKQVVTQRVREAERGIIYSEFVDREEDIMTGIVQRQDNRFIYVALGKIEALLPVSEQMPNETYKPHDRIKVFITKVEKTTKGPQIFVSRTHPGLLKRLFEIEVPEIFDGTVEIKSVAREAGDRSKISVHAENGEIDPVGACVGTKGARVQAIVNELKGEKIDIVQWSEDPVTFVANALSPSKVLDVQVNEEEKSTRVIVPDYQLSLAIGKRGQNARLAAKLTNWKIDIKSETDARELGLYPREESFLPEEEEYDADEPLNIDFNDQD, encoded by the coding sequence ATGAGCACGCAGCTATTAGATGCTCTAACTGTATTAGAGAAAGAAAAAGGCATTGCGAGAGATGTGATCATCGAAGCGATCGAAGCCGCTCTTGTATCGGCCTACAAACGGAACTTCAATCAGGCACAGAACGTAAGGGTGGACTTGAACCTGGACACAGGTACCATGAGGGTCTTCGCCCGCAAGGAAGTTGTGGATGAAGTATTCGATTCCCGTCTTGAGATCTCCGTGCCGGATGCAACAGACATCAATCCAAGCTATGAAGTAGGGGATGTGGTGGAGCTTGAGGTCACTCCGAAGGATTTCGGACGGATCGCAGCCCAGACGGCCAAACAGGTTGTCACACAGCGCGTACGCGAGGCAGAGCGCGGCATCATTTACTCTGAGTTCGTAGATCGTGAAGAAGATATCATGACAGGCATCGTCCAGCGTCAGGATAACCGCTTCATCTATGTGGCTCTTGGTAAAATCGAAGCGTTGCTTCCAGTAAGCGAACAGATGCCGAATGAGACTTACAAGCCTCATGACCGCATCAAAGTCTTTATCACCAAGGTCGAGAAGACGACAAAGGGTCCACAGATCTTTGTTTCCCGCACTCACCCTGGTCTCTTGAAACGCCTCTTCGAAATCGAAGTTCCTGAAATCTTCGACGGTACGGTCGAAATCAAATCCGTTGCACGCGAAGCCGGTGATCGTTCCAAGATCTCCGTTCACGCCGAAAATGGGGAAATCGATCCGGTCGGTGCCTGTGTCGGAACAAAGGGTGCAAGGGTTCAGGCCATCGTCAACGAACTCAAAGGGGAGAAGATCGATATCGTGCAATGGTCCGAAGATCCTGTCACGTTCGTTGCGAACGCATTGAGTCCTTCCAAGGTACTTGATGTACAGGTGAATGAGGAAGAGAAGTCCACACGCGTCATCGTGCCGGATTATCAGCTTTCCCTCGCCATCGGGAAGCGCGGTCAAAATGCACGTCTTGCCGCCAAGCTCACAAACTGGAAAATCGATATCAAAAGTGAAACAGATGCCAGGGAACTTGGTCTCTATCCCCGCGAGGAGTCCTTCCTCCCAGAGGAAGAAGAGTACGACGCGGATGAGCCTTTGAATATTGATTTTAACGATCAAGATTAA
- the rnpM gene encoding RNase P modulator RnpM, protein MSTNKKIPLRKCVATGEMKPKKDMIRIVRSKEGEVSVDPTGKKSGRGAYLSKDREIILQAKKKNTLANQLQAKIDDSLYDELIRLVEKE, encoded by the coding sequence ATGAGTACCAATAAGAAGATCCCGCTCCGCAAATGCGTAGCGACCGGTGAAATGAAACCGAAGAAGGACATGATCCGTATCGTCCGATCCAAAGAGGGGGAGGTATCCGTCGACCCGACTGGTAAGAAGTCCGGGCGCGGCGCCTATCTTTCAAAAGATCGGGAGATCATTTTGCAAGCGAAGAAGAAGAATACTTTAGCCAATCAACTTCAAGCGAAGATAGATGATTCATTGTATGATGAATTAATACGTCTTGTAGAAAAGGAGTAA
- a CDS encoding YlxQ family RNA-binding protein, with protein MEQNRWMSLLGLANRARKTVSGEELVIREVRSGRTKLVILARDASENTRKKVTDKCTYYKVPVRFAPDRSLLGQAIGKDQRVVVAVMEAGFAGKLSEMLDESQWG; from the coding sequence ATGGAACAGAATCGTTGGATGTCCCTTTTAGGATTGGCCAATCGGGCACGTAAGACCGTATCCGGTGAAGAACTGGTGATCAGGGAAGTCCGCAGTGGGCGGACGAAGCTTGTGATCCTGGCCCGGGATGCTTCCGAGAACACCCGAAAGAAAGTGACGGATAAATGTACCTACTATAAGGTCCCGGTCCGGTTCGCCCCGGATCGATCCCTTCTTGGCCAGGCCATAGGGAAGGATCAGCGGGTGGTCGTCGCCGTCATGGAAGCGGGGTTTGCCGGCAAGCTTTCCGAAATGCTCGATGAATCTCAGTGGGGGTGA
- the infB gene encoding translation initiation factor IF-2, with translation MSKIRVYEYAKKHNVSSKNVIDKLKELNIEVSNHMATLEDGTIKKLDKTYEGKKPAAGSKDQKPAAQSGQGDSKKPAPAQKNNKGPQNRGNNNNKKGPNNFNRNNKNNNNRNKQNRNTKPAPQQQPVKKKELPAKITFTDSLTVAELAKKLYKEPSEIIKKLFMLGVMATINQELDKDSIELIAGEYGVEVEEEIRIDATDLEVYFTEDDAEQVQERPSVVTIMGHVDHGKTTLLDSIRNTKVTAGEAGGITQHIGAYQVEVEGKKITFLDTPGHAAFTTMRARGAKVTDIAIIVVAADDGVMPQTVEAINHAKAAEVPIIIAVNKMDKEAANPDRVMQELTEYELVPEAWGGDTIFVPLSALSGEGIDNLLEMIILVTEVEELKANPKRLALGTVIEAQLDKGRGSVATLLVQNGTLKVGDPIVVGNTYGRVRAMVNDLGRRVKDAGPSAPVEITGLNDVPQAGDRFVVFEDEKTARSVGEARATQALQAQRGEKSKVSLETLFEQMKQGEMKDLNLVLKADVQGSVEALAASLLKIEVEGVNIRIIHTGVGAINESDITLASASNAIVIGFNVRPDVNAKRTAEAEGVEIRLHRIIYKVMEEIEAAMKGMLDPEFEEKIIGQAEVRQTFKVSKVGTIAGSYVTEGKISRDSGVRLIRDGIVIFEGELDALKRFKDDAKEVARGYECGITIKNFNDVKEGDVIEAFVMEEISRS, from the coding sequence ATGAGCAAGATCCGTGTATATGAATATGCGAAAAAACATAATGTTTCAAGTAAAAACGTGATCGACAAATTAAAGGAATTGAATATTGAGGTATCAAATCATATGGCAACTTTAGAAGACGGTACAATCAAAAAACTAGATAAAACGTACGAAGGCAAGAAGCCTGCAGCAGGCAGCAAAGATCAGAAACCTGCAGCCCAGTCTGGCCAAGGCGACAGCAAAAAGCCTGCTCCGGCTCAGAAAAACAACAAAGGACCACAGAACCGCGGCAACAACAATAATAAAAAAGGTCCGAACAATTTCAACCGCAATAACAAGAATAATAACAACCGAAATAAACAGAATCGCAACACGAAGCCTGCTCCACAGCAACAGCCTGTGAAGAAAAAAGAGCTTCCTGCCAAAATTACCTTCACGGATTCCCTGACGGTAGCAGAGCTTGCGAAAAAGCTTTATAAAGAGCCTTCCGAAATCATCAAAAAACTCTTCATGCTCGGAGTCATGGCTACGATCAACCAGGAGCTTGACAAAGATTCCATCGAATTGATCGCCGGTGAGTACGGAGTGGAAGTCGAAGAGGAAATCAGGATCGATGCAACGGATCTTGAAGTCTACTTCACAGAGGATGATGCAGAGCAGGTTCAGGAACGTCCTTCGGTCGTGACCATCATGGGACACGTTGACCACGGGAAAACGACGCTCCTTGACTCCATCCGTAATACGAAGGTGACGGCAGGAGAAGCTGGTGGGATCACCCAGCATATCGGTGCTTATCAAGTGGAAGTGGAAGGCAAGAAAATCACATTCCTGGATACCCCTGGACACGCAGCCTTTACAACGATGCGTGCACGTGGTGCCAAAGTGACCGATATCGCCATCATCGTAGTAGCTGCCGACGATGGCGTCATGCCACAGACGGTCGAAGCGATCAACCATGCGAAAGCCGCTGAAGTTCCGATTATCATTGCCGTGAACAAAATGGATAAGGAAGCAGCTAATCCTGACCGCGTCATGCAGGAACTTACAGAGTATGAACTGGTTCCGGAAGCGTGGGGTGGGGATACGATCTTCGTTCCGCTATCCGCACTGTCTGGAGAAGGGATCGACAACCTTCTTGAAATGATCATCCTTGTGACCGAGGTGGAGGAGCTTAAAGCAAATCCTAAACGCCTTGCCCTTGGTACGGTCATCGAAGCCCAGTTGGATAAAGGACGCGGCTCCGTCGCGACACTTCTCGTACAGAATGGAACGCTTAAAGTCGGGGACCCTATCGTAGTAGGGAACACGTATGGCCGCGTTCGTGCCATGGTCAACGATCTCGGACGCCGTGTGAAGGATGCAGGCCCATCTGCGCCTGTCGAAATCACCGGTCTGAACGATGTACCTCAAGCAGGGGACCGCTTCGTCGTATTCGAAGACGAGAAGACGGCCCGTTCAGTTGGTGAGGCGCGTGCAACACAGGCCCTTCAGGCACAGCGCGGCGAAAAATCCAAAGTCAGCCTGGAAACCCTGTTTGAACAAATGAAACAAGGGGAAATGAAAGATTTGAACCTTGTTCTTAAAGCAGATGTTCAAGGATCTGTTGAAGCCCTTGCAGCATCCCTCCTTAAAATCGAGGTGGAAGGTGTCAATATCCGCATCATCCATACCGGTGTTGGAGCCATCAATGAGTCTGATATCACACTTGCTTCAGCTTCCAATGCCATCGTCATCGGGTTCAACGTCCGTCCGGATGTGAATGCTAAACGTACGGCCGAAGCAGAGGGTGTTGAAATTCGTCTTCACCGTATCATCTACAAAGTGATGGAAGAAATCGAAGCAGCCATGAAAGGGATGCTCGATCCTGAATTTGAAGAGAAAATCATCGGTCAGGCAGAAGTGCGTCAAACCTTCAAAGTATCCAAAGTGGGTACAATTGCAGGAAGCTATGTAACAGAAGGGAAGATTTCCCGTGACAGCGGCGTGCGTCTGATCCGTGATGGAATTGTCATCTTCGAAGGGGAGCTTGATGCACTCAAGCGTTTCAAAGATGATGCGAAGGAAGTAGCTCGTGGATATGAGTGTGGGATTACCATCAAAAACTTCAATGATGTAAAAGAAGGCGACGTCATCGAAGCCTTCGTCATGGAGGAAATCTCCCGTTCATGA
- a CDS encoding DUF503 domain-containing protein — protein sequence MITCAEFECMIHGAGSLKEKRAVLQRIMTRLKQKYNVSVAEVGHQDAWQRTSLAIVSVASTKAASQKEVDRALAFVDSFPEWERLHTTIESL from the coding sequence ATGATCACCTGCGCCGAATTCGAATGCATGATCCATGGAGCAGGGTCGCTCAAGGAAAAGCGAGCGGTCCTGCAGAGGATCATGACCAGGCTCAAGCAAAAGTATAATGTCTCCGTTGCTGAAGTGGGGCATCAGGATGCGTGGCAGAGGACGTCCCTTGCCATCGTCTCTGTGGCTTCCACGAAAGCAGCCAGTCAAAAGGAAGTGGACAGGGCCCTTGCCTTTGTCGATTCCTTCCCTGAGTGGGAGAGACTGCATACAACAATCGAATCATTGTAG
- the rbfA gene encoding 30S ribosome-binding factor RbfA, whose protein sequence is MSHRANRVGEQMKKELGDIIGRKIKDPRIGFVTVTDVQVTGDLQQAKVYITVLGGEAQREDTLKGLAKAKGFIRSEVGQRIRLRKTPEIIFEFDESIDYGNHIESLLKSVQDEPGDSTNTDK, encoded by the coding sequence ATGAGCCATCGTGCTAATCGAGTTGGCGAACAAATGAAAAAAGAGCTGGGTGATATCATCGGGCGTAAGATCAAAGATCCGCGCATCGGGTTTGTGACGGTCACGGATGTTCAAGTAACCGGGGACCTTCAGCAGGCCAAAGTGTATATTACCGTCCTTGGTGGTGAAGCTCAAAGGGAAGATACCTTGAAAGGTCTTGCCAAAGCAAAAGGCTTCATCCGTTCCGAAGTGGGACAAAGGATCCGGCTCCGGAAGACGCCAGAGATCATTTTTGAGTTCGACGAATCGATCGACTACGGCAATCATATCGAATCCCTGTTGAAAAGCGTTCAAGACGAACCAGGAGATTCAACGAATACCGATAAGTAA
- the truB gene encoding tRNA pseudouridine(55) synthase TruB, whose product MNGILPLWKERGMTSHDCVFKLRKLLRTKKVGHTGTLDPEVDGVLPICIGRATKVAEYITDSGKEYVGEVTLGFSTTTEDATGEKVEEIPVDRSISRREVEGVLSAMTGVIRQTPPMFSAIKVNGKRLYEYARQGIEVERPSREVTIHHFEIIGEWDTLEGEHPSFTFKVGCSKGTYVRTLAVEIGQRLGYPSHMSSLTRTRSASFVKEDCMSLAQVEEALRTSTPEELLIPLEHGLSHLPKWVINDTLALKVKNGARLEEPAEWPQEEQVMMVHEGKAIAIYQRHPSKDGIIKPVKVLFND is encoded by the coding sequence ATGAATGGCATCTTGCCTTTATGGAAGGAACGAGGGATGACGTCGCATGATTGTGTGTTCAAGCTAAGGAAGCTGCTGCGTACCAAAAAGGTGGGGCATACGGGGACGCTTGATCCCGAAGTCGATGGTGTCCTCCCCATCTGTATCGGAAGGGCGACCAAGGTTGCAGAATACATCACGGATTCAGGTAAGGAATATGTGGGAGAAGTGACGCTTGGCTTCTCTACGACAACGGAGGATGCGACCGGTGAAAAGGTGGAAGAAATCCCGGTGGACAGGAGCATCAGCCGCAGGGAAGTAGAAGGGGTCCTCAGCGCCATGACGGGGGTCATCCGCCAGACGCCACCCATGTTCTCGGCGATCAAGGTGAACGGTAAGCGTCTCTACGAATACGCCAGGCAGGGGATTGAAGTGGAAAGACCATCGCGTGAAGTGACGATCCACCATTTCGAGATCATCGGCGAATGGGATACCCTCGAGGGTGAGCATCCATCATTCACGTTCAAGGTAGGGTGTTCAAAAGGGACCTATGTACGGACGCTTGCCGTCGAAATCGGGCAGCGGCTGGGCTACCCATCGCATATGTCATCCCTTACCCGTACAAGATCGGCATCCTTTGTCAAAGAGGACTGCATGAGTCTTGCCCAGGTAGAAGAAGCCCTGCGAACAAGCACACCGGAAGAGCTGTTAATCCCTCTTGAACACGGGCTTTCTCATTTGCCGAAATGGGTGATAAATGATACATTAGCATTGAAAGTAAAGAACGGGGCACGCTTGGAAGAACCGGCTGAATGGCCGCAAGAGGAACAGGTGATGATGGTGCATGAAGGAAAAGCGATCGCCATCTATCAGCGTCATCCGTCCAAGGATGGAATCATCAAGCCTGTCAAAGTCCTGTTCAATGACTAA